A window of bacterium genomic DNA:
TTTCGCTTTTTGAAAGCGCAAAGACGCCCGGGCAAATCGAGCACCTTCCCTTTGTCTGGCCTGAGGATCCCAAGGATACGAAGTGGCACCCCGCCGAGCCCTCGCCAATCAACGCATTGATGAAATCGCGCCGGTGTTGATCGTTACCGAACGGGTCTGATCGGGACAGATCGGGAGAACTACGCGGATTGCCGGGACCCGAGCCTGGATCGGTTTCCTACTTGCCTACACGTCCGAACTTCGGCGGGCGGCGCTTCACGAAACTCTGCACGCCTTCCTTGAAATCCGGTTGCTTGAGAGTCTGTTCCATCAGCCGATTGGCCTCGCGCATGGCGTCGCCAAGGGGTTGCATCAATGCCTGGTAGACCTGCTGCTTCATGATGCGAAGCGAAGTAGGCGAACAGTTTGCGGCCAGTTCTCGCACGTACTCTCGGGCGGCCTCGGCGACGTCTCCTTCGACCACGCGATTGACCAGTCCGAGTTGCAGCGCTTCCTGCGCGTCTACCTTGCGGGGATGCCAGAGCAGATCGAGTGCTCGTGAAGGACCCAGGAGGCGAGGCAGAATCCAGCTCGAACCGTGTTCAGCGATCAGTCCGCGTTGCGAGAACGAGGTGCGGAACACGGCAGTTTGCGCTGCGAATCTCAGGTCGCAGAGGCACGCGATGACCAGGCCCAGGCCCGCCGCGGGTCCGTTGATCGCGGCGATTAGCGGTTTTCGGATCGAAAGCAGATAGCCGAAGGTCACCTGGAAGTCGGGACCCATCTCGGGGTCGCCGGGATGCGCTTTCAGGGCGGGATCGTCTTGCGGGCGGTTCAACTCCTGATCACCGGCCAGAGCGTCCATGTCCATGCCTGCGCTAAATCCACGGCCTTCGCCGGTGAGCACGATCCCGACCACGTCTGCATCATCTTCCGCTCGTGCGATCGCGTGGCGGATTTCGGCCAGCAGGCGGCTGGTCAGCGCGTTGAGGCGATCCGGACGATTCAAGGTGATCGTCGCGACCGGCTCTTCTACCTCGTAGCGGATTTCCTGGTACATGCGTGGCCTCCTCGCTTCCGCGATTATCTCACGGCTGCGAGGACGTTTCCCAGTTGGTGCACCCAGGCCGTGGCCGGGCGGCCTGGAGG
This region includes:
- a CDS encoding enoyl-CoA hydratase; its protein translation is MYQEIRYEVEEPVATITLNRPDRLNALTSRLLAEIRHAIARAEDDADVVGIVLTGEGRGFSAGMDMDALAGDQELNRPQDDPALKAHPGDPEMGPDFQVTFGYLLSIRKPLIAAINGPAAGLGLVIACLCDLRFAAQTAVFRTSFSQRGLIAEHGSSWILPRLLGPSRALDLLWHPRKVDAQEALQLGLVNRVVEGDVAEAAREYVRELAANCSPTSLRIMKQQVYQALMQPLGDAMREANRLMEQTLKQPDFKEGVQSFVKRRPPKFGRVGK